The following is a genomic window from Opitutales bacterium.
GGAAAATCAGAAACAAAAAACCCTCCGAGCCTAGGGCCCTGGAGGGTTTGCAAAGCAAAGCGTATCCAGTCGACCTAGCGCTTGGAGAATTGGAAGCGTTTACGTGCACCGGGCTGACCGGCCTTCTTACGTTCACGCATCCGTGGGTCACGTCGGAGTAATCCGGCCTGTTTCAAAGATGAGCGTAATTCGGGATCGCGAGTTTGTAGCGCACGAGCAAGACCGAGAGCGACGGCTTCAGATTGTCCTGAGAGTCCACCGCCCTGCACAAGCACAGTCATGTCGATCTGGTCGCGGAGTTCAGCAATTACCGAGGGGCGCACGGAAGTAGCTTGGAGCAATTCGGTTGGAAAGTATGTTTCGAACTCACGGCCGTTGACGGTGACTTTTCCAGTGCCCTCTTGAATGCGGACGCGTGCGCTCGCTGTTTTGCGACGCCCGGTTCCGATAAAGACTTTTGCAGCTAATTCAGACATAATATTCTAGAGAGTGAGAGGCTCGGGTTGTTGGGCTTCGTGTGTATGTTCTGCACCACCGAATACACGAAGTCGCTTCATCATTTGGCTAGAAAGCTTATTCTTTGGGAGCATGCCTTTGACCGCGTTCTCAATGATAAACTCGGGGCGTTTCTC
Proteins encoded in this region:
- the rpsI gene encoding 30S ribosomal protein S9, with protein sequence MSELAAKVFIGTGRRKTASARVRIQEGTGKVTVNGREFETYFPTELLQATSVRPSVIAELRDQIDMTVLVQGGGLSGQSEAVALGLARALQTRDPELRSSLKQAGLLRRDPRMRERKKAGQPGARKRFQFSKR